From the genome of Uranotaenia lowii strain MFRU-FL chromosome 1, ASM2978415v1, whole genome shotgun sequence, one region includes:
- the LOC129740581 gene encoding uncharacterized protein LOC129740581, with protein sequence MKTRKSLGDIWTVVAILCWVGAARGLIQNNACIPRCVTWQEQNTLWAASDSQKFWQCVTNERNDWSVMLRTCSLGTVFDYESQSCVHGPLIASSQYKCRNQNPMLPLPEGWAGVCPEPHCDTIEGINTLWAIPSPDYFLQCRPDPSGIWILWQMPCAPATYFSFTEQVCVFYDQWLACDGQIPPGDLPQPPVTQPPAPQPPVPEPPAPQPPVPEPPAPQPPVPEPPAPQPPTPQPPTPQPPTPQPPTPQPPTPQPPYPEPPAPQPPTPQPPAPQPPSPQPPSPQPPAPSPGDDIDFCIQPRCETDEDILTLWPSSNPTFFYQCRPVIGGYWIPQLMPCAPSGTFFDIRFQVCVWSWEWQDPCDGSPVTPDPEIPGPDPEQPAPEPGTPAPEPQVPTPEPGTPAPTPGTPPTPEPEVPSPEPPAPEPEVPSPEPGTPAPTPGTPPTPPVTPDDELDFCVEPRCETMREINTLWPHPDQRFFYQCRPAFGGHWIPQQMPCAPGTYFDVRFQVCVWPSQWKNPCGDTGTTEAPTEEPTEEPTEEPTEEPTEEPTEEPTEEPTEEPTEEPTDEPTDEPTDEPSTEEPTEEPGPPTPPADTIIDCLRPNCAYLEDSTLLWPSMDPPNFYRCIHLLETVWFAFLDSCPHGTYFDFATQSCIDPEQWVDVCPAEPITTTPATTVPTTAEPNPERPSIVICGSPRCDTAGERSIRWPSTVANQYYQCVWVERLFQFIPFPRRCPDFLFFDFLKQECVDPLEWKDICPIYPMLPDNCPGCCPTCPPEVEGPTEEPDTTEDPDTTEDPDPTEDPDPTEDPDTTEDPDPTEDPDTTEDPDPTEDPGDVYPSIPEELLPIVCGQPRCETAVEMQFLWPGDLSSTYYVCEDRGGWKEATLQNCEPSLQFHTARQTCVPEDEYDPNFCPIYPAEQESFACRTNFNPTEFYPLTCDTPNCFVESHRSIRWPAKSQDEYYICEQFGMSFFPSMKTCGEGLKFDFSLQCCTDSDQYVNVCPSTDPMPPIMTCVESFNPNDILPATCDAPRCLSNIETRIYWPSSNATVYYQCDQQLFGGLQPQSQECPPGTLFDFFRQCCTAFPIIPAQDVCSLIDNNQQPKEDPPCDEPRCQTIEERNYLWPSAEPSMFYSCAPQWDGSSVPNKHQCPFGLLFLVDQQACGEASQHRNVCGQQQSSSTVSTQPTQSTGSSPILTPPPLGK encoded by the coding sequence ATGAAGACTAGAAAATCCCTAGGGGATATATGGACTGTTGTAGCGATTCTATGTTGGGTTGGGGCAGCAAGAGGGTTGATTCAGAACAATGCCTGCATTCCGAGATGTGTGACTTGGCAGGAGCAGAATACTCTGTGGGCAGCATCAGATAGTCAGAAGTTTTGGCAGTGTGTTACTAATGAACGAAATGATTGGAGTGTTATGCTGCGAACGTGCTCTTTGGGTACAGTTTTCGATTATGAGAGCCAGAGCTGTGTTCATGGACCGCTGATAGCGAGCAGCCAATACAAATGCCGGAACCAAAATCCAATGCTGCCACTTCCGGAAGGATGGGCTGGCGTTTGTCCGGAACCACACTGTGATACAATCGAGGGTATCAATACGCTGTGGGCAATTCCTTCACCTGATTACTTTCTTCAATGCCGTCCGGATCCATCGGGCATTTGGATTCTTTGGCAGATGCCTTGCGCTCCGGCAACATATTTCAGCTTCACCGAGCAAGTTTGTGTTTTTTACGATCAGTGGCTTGCATGTGATGGCCAAATTCCTCCTGGAGATTTACCACAGCCACCTGTAACTCAACCTCCAGCTCCTCAACCTCCAGTGCCAGAGCCTCCTGCACCTCAGCCTCCTGTACCGGAACCTCCAGCGCCTCAACCTCCAGTCCCTGAACCTCCAGCTCCACAGCCCCCAACTCCTCAACCTCCAACTCCTCAACCTCCAACTCCGCAGCCTCCTACTCCTCAGCCTCCAACTCCTCAACCACCTTATCCAGAACCTCCGGCACCGCAACCTCCAACTCCTCAACCTCCAGCTCCTCAACCTCCTAGCCCTCAACCTCCCAGTCCTCAACCACCTGCACCCTCACCCGGCGATGATATTGACTTTTGCATTCAACCACGATGCGAAACAGATGAAGACATTTTGACCCTGTGGCCCTCCTCGAACCCCACTTTCTTCTACCAATGCCGTCCAGTGATCGGTGGCTACTGGATACCGCAGCTGATGCCATGTGCACCGTCAGGTACATTCTTCGACATCCGTTTCCAGGTCTGTGTTTGGTCTTGGGAATGGCAAGATCCGTGCGATGGATCACCCGTTACACCTGATCCAGAGATACCGGGACCCGATCCGGAGCAACCTGCTCCTGAACCGGGAACTCCTGCACCAGAACCACAGGTTCCAACTCCAGAGCCCGGAACCCCGGCACCAACGCCTGGAACTCCGCCAACGCCAGAACCTGAAGTTCCATCTCCCGAACCTCCGGCACCTGAACCTGAAGTTCCGTCTCCCGAACCCGGAACTCCGGCACCAACACCTGGAACTCCGCCAACGCCTCCCGTTACTCCGGACGACGAACTAGATTTTTGTGTGGAACCACGTTGTGAAACAATGAGGGAAATCAATACGTTGTGGCCGCATCCGGATCAACGCTTCTTCTACCAGTGTAGGCCCGCCTTTGGAGGTCACTGGATTCCTCAGCAAATGCCTTGTGCACCGGGAACGTACTTCGACGTACGGTTTCAGGTATGCGTGTGGCCATCGCAATGGAAAAATCCTTGTGGTGACACTGGAACAACGGAAGCACCAACAGAAGAACCGACGGAAGAACCAACGGAAGAACCGACGGAAGAACCAACGGAAGAACCAACAGAAGAACCAACAGAAGAACCAACAGAAGAACCAACAGAAGAACCAACCGATGAACCAACGGATGAACCAACCGATGAACCGAGTACTGAAGAACCTACGGAAGAACCAGGGCCACCTACCCCACCAGCTGATACGATTATCGATTGCCTGCGACCAAACTGTGCCTACCTTGAGGACTCAACGCTGCTGTGGCCTTCAATGGATCCACCCAACTTCTACCGGTGTATTCACCTGTTGGAAACGGTCTGGTTTGCGTTCCTGGATTCTTGCCCCCATGGTACATATTTCGACTTCGCTACCCAGAGCTGTATCGATCCGGAACAGTGGGTGGATGTTTGTCCAGCCGAACCAATTACAACGACCCCGGCTACAACGGTGCCAACGACAGCTGAACCCAATCCCGAACGACCAAGCATAGTTATCTGTGGCTCTCCACGGTGTGACACCGCAGGGGAACGAAGTATTCGGTGGCCGAGTACCGTCGCAAACCAGTACTACCAATGTGTGTGGGTTGAGCGACTATTCCAGTTTATACCCTTCCCTAGGCGCTGTCCCGATTTCCTCTTCTTCGATTTCCTTAAACAGGAATGCGTAGACCCGTTGGAGTGGAAAGACATCTGTCCCATCTACCCAATGCTACCAGACAACTGTCCCGGCTGTTGTCCCACGTGTCCGCCTGAGGTGGAAGGTCCAACTGAGGAACCCGATACAACTGAGGATCCTGATACAACTGAGGATCCTGATCCAACTGAGGATCCTGATCCAACTGAGGATCCTGATACAACTGAGGATCCCGATCCAACAGAAGATCCTGATACAACTGAGGATCCCGATCCAACCGAAGATCCTGGTGATGTGTACCCTTCGATACCGGAAGAACTGCTGCCAATCGTTTGTGGACAGCCACGGTGTGAAACCGCTGTTGAAATGCAGTTCCTGTGGCCAGGAGATTTGTCCAGTACCTACTATGTTTGCGAAGATCGAGGTGGCTGGAAGGAGGCAACGCTCCAGAACTGTGAACCGTCTCTTCAATTCCACACAGCACGACAAACCTGTGTTCCGGAAGATGAATACGATCCCAACTTTTGCCCGATCTATCCAGCAGAGCAAGAATCGTTCGCTTGTCGGACGAATTTCAACCCAACCGAGTTCTATCCGCTAACTTGCGATACCCCCAACTGTTTTGTAGAGTCACACCGATCTATTCGTTGGCCCGCCAAGAGCCAAGACGAGTATTACATCTGTGAACAGTTCGGCATGTCCTTCTTCCCGTCGATGAAAACATGTGGCGAAggacttaaatttgatttctcACTGCAGTGTTGTACTGACTCCGACCAGTACGTCAATGTGTGCCCATCTACCGATCCGATGCCACCGATCATGACATGTGTGGAGAGCTTCAACCCGAATGATATCCTTCCGGCAACTTGCGACGCTCCGCGGTGTCTGTCCAATATTGAAACCCGCATCTACTGGCCATCGTCTAACGCTACCGTTTATTACCAGTGCGATCAACAACTATTCGGAGGACTACAGCCACAATCTCAGGAATGTCCACCCGGAACACTGTTCGATTTCTTTCGACAGTGCTGCACAGCTTTCCCTATCATACCTGCTCAAGACGTGTGTAGCTTGATCGACAACAACCAGCAGCCCAAAGAAGATCCACCATGCGATGAACCTCGCTGCCAGACGATCGAAGAACGGAACTACCTATGGCCTTCTGCTGAACCATCCATGTTCTACAGCTGTGCTCCGCAGTGGGACGGATCCAGTGTACCGAATAAGCACCAATGTCCATTCGGTTTGCTGTTCCTGGTCGATCAACAAGCTTGTGGGGAGGCCTCGCAGCACCGGAATGTTTGTGGCCAGCAGCAGAGCAGCAGTACCGTGTCGACCCAACCAACCCAGAGTACCGGGTCATCGCCGATTTTGACGCCGCCACCGTTGGGAAAGTAG
- the LOC129740586 gene encoding uncharacterized protein LOC129740586 — protein sequence MKRIALVLLIVQLVHGQERDYWSCIEPTCETVEDRRVLWPFPGDPNFYQQCEQVSPVAWSLKRRPCKDKRLFRFDAQLCVPVEEWEVPCPLPWCPIVACETTADLFQLWPHGRSDSFYQCIPRASGGGFEAVVRQCELGYRFSAYNQRCVVEQLWRPECIFQDGITTEPPTDEPEDTTTSVDQTTTTTEDTTTTTTPGTPTPEPERGTCPIPLCRVQDQTLYPHTDWTRFWQCIPNPDGFWVPVVRPCGAGTYFHFGDQRCVFMADWEDFCL from the coding sequence ATGAAACGAATCGCATTGGTTCTGTTGATAGTTCAGTTAGTTCATGGTCAAGAGCGCGACTACTGGAGCTGTATTGAACCGACCTGTGAAACGGTGGAGGATCGTCGGGTCCTGTGGCCATTTCCGGGGGATCCAAACTTTTATCAGCAGTGCGAGCAAGTTTCGCCGGTCGCTTGGAGTTTGAAGAGAAGGCCATGTAAAGATAAACGGTTGTTTCGTTTCGATGCTCAGCTGTGTGTTCCAGTTGAGGAATGGGAAGTGCCGTGTCCGCTGCCCTGGTGCCCGATAGTAGCTTGTGAAACAACCGCGGATCTGTTCCAGCTGTGGCCTCACGGAAGAAGTGACAGCTTTTACCAGTGCATACCAAGGGCTAGCGGTGGCGGTTTTGAGGCTGTAGTTCGGCAATGTGAGCTGGGATACAGATTTAGCGCGTACAACCAGCGATGTGTGGTGGAACAGCTATGGAGACCGGAATGTATATTTCAAGATGGGATAACGACGGAGCCTCCGACAGACGAACCTGAAGATACAACGACAAGTGTGGATCAAACGACGACAACAACTGAGGATACTACAACTACGACAACACCTGGAACACCGACTCCGGAACCGGAGCGTGGTACCTGTCCAATCCCCTTATGCCGAGTCCAGGATCAAACTCTTTACCCGCACACAGATTGGACCAGGTTTTGGCAGTGCATTCCGAACCCCGATGGGTTCTGGGTCCCCGTAGTGAGGCCATGTGGAGCAGGTACGTACTTCCACTTTGGCGATCAACGTTGTGTATTTATGGCAGATTGGGAAGACTTTTGTCTCTAA
- the LOC129740587 gene encoding uncharacterized protein LOC129740587, whose protein sequence is MKAVTLVLCTLVVTIAARCVRDNGNGEPGCKLQEEISQKYWRHHHDPTAYWECVSMNRPAEQRRCGSELAFHAGLLECVPWDEWEWEPPCAPPSRPEA, encoded by the exons ATGAAGG CGGTTACCTTGGTGCTGTGCACCCTAGTGGTCACAATTGCGGCCCGTTGCGTTCGGGACAACGGAAACGGCGAACCGGGCTGTAAGCTTCAGGAGGAAATTTCCCAGAAGTACTGGCGTCATCACCATGATCCGACGGCCTACTGGGAGTGCGTCTCGATGAACCGACCGGCAGAACAACGTCGCTGTGGCAGTGAGCTGGCCTTCCACGCCGGACTGCTCGAATGCGTTCCCTGGGATGAGTGGGAATGGGAGCCGCCATGTGCCCCACCATCTCGCCCGGAAGCCTAA